tacactcagaattattcTTTGGCGTCCTCACATACTAaactgcgttttttttttttttattgtttgcgTGCTGGAGGTACGCTATTACGTTgtgtgcagagtgatgttaacatttaagatagctggtgagagaaaatggTACTATCAAAGAGGAAAGTTGACAGCAAAAATGgggcatacaaagaagaatagaaagacaactatgcgttcttacctagttttgtgaatgcaaagccggCGTGTCTTATCTGGAATGAAGTTGTCGCTGTTTGCAAAGAAtataacaccgtgtctacagTGGACacgtcaaaagataatagaacccattataatcagtgatattgtctacactggatgcggcttGACGCGACACaacaaattcccgacagtaaacggattccctgttctatttctgacgtagtccaagtgctttgcaacggtcggTTTGTCGAGTTCAgagtagacagcttttagctgttgcggcaTGACGCGAAAAAAGttgcgtctggtgtagacacggtgataATATTAGACGGCACCACGAGACGAagatctatttcagaaccagcGCTATCAAAATAATCTGGCTGCGGGCGCGGGCCGCCTATTGCCGACCACTGATCTATAGCAAGAGCTTTTTTCGGTCTCTGCATTCTTTTCctcatgattattttcttttttcctttgcattcCGCTGCAATAGTATGAAAAAAGGAGAACATGTACTGCTTTGAAATAGTAATCtcgcaatgctgaagttaatgaatatttttgattaaggcagcgtataatacagatatatatttctacagtgatatttaaaaaatttgttcattttaaaattaaaattaccccaagcttttctcaccctcaagccatcctaggtgtatatgactttcttctttctattgaacacaattggagaaatattaataaatatgctgacgcatccgagctttataatggcagtgaacgagtatgagctgaagaaagtgcttccatccacatccatccatcataaacatactccacacggctccagggggttaataaagtccttctgaagcgaatcgatgcaaaaaaaaaatatatccatatttaacaagttatgaagtaaaatatctagcttccgccagaccacttTCGCcagacccctgttcactgccattataaagctcggatgcgtcaggatataaaaaatatatccgattgttcattagaaagaagaaagtcatatacacctaggatggcttgagggtgagtaaatcttgggctaattttcatttgaaagtgaactaatcctttaacctgtccgttattgctgtggggttattcatggtctgttgaaagtaccttgctgatgcttttacacttttaaatgtccttttaatgttcgatggttaaagggtgagtagaataatgtcatctcattgtacccacccagatttaaaaaaaaacaacgtgTTATTGCATTCATAGAACGAGACTTAAcagaagttacacccataatttgtgcaaagcgtcatggggcgtaggaataaggtggatatataaaataaaatcccaTTCTCATTAACGCATCATATCCTGTCTGGACacaatgattatttttattaaagcattaattaaattcaggataaaaaatacaattatgtttatatactttacaacttaaaatatctacttttttttcttgtttcttaTTTGGTTTTGCATCAGAATTACATGATTAAGAACTGCATTACATTATTCAATGGagtttgaaatttcaataaaattttacaaaaaaaaaaaaatggtcctAAAATAGACTTGATgtaatataattcatataattttaaatcaattgttttctctcttttaattttggggtgaaagatGATGTGGACATATCCTTGATGAGTTTCACCATTATAGATTTATCAGGAAAATTACGTTCAGGCAGCATATTGAGCTCAGGTTCATCAAATaagctaagaaaaaaaaaaaaacaggttaaaATCACCCCAGTCACATTTATGttaccatatttatttttctctgcATTTTATaaccattttaaaatcaattcacCTTCAGAACATCATAATACTACACACAAGTAGCACAAATTTTGCCCCTTTGATCAGCATGTCACCCTGTCAGGAGTCCTGCATGCTTGGTATTTTAATATGAGTTAGTATTTTTAAGTCTCCTTTTGCCTTTGCATGGCACTAAACCAGCTTCAGTTGGTCTTTTGTTCATCATTGTTTACCTCTCTGTTCATTTCTACTGAtcatgttttcatttgaatACATTTGAGCTGTCTGAGAATAGCTCAGGTGCTGTGACGTCATGGACAGCAGGGTTTGGATCAGCCTTCGCAATAAACAAAGACCACCTATTCAGGATCATCCAAGTGCTTTCAGCTCTagccaaaaataatgtaattagtTTGGTACAATTAAAAACCTATTTAAAATGGGTGAATCGCTAATTTGATTTGGTGAACAACCCTGCCCATGAAAATTATACAATTGATGGTTAGTTGTTTCCTGGCTGCTGTCCCTTACGTCCAGCTCCGGTCgttgtgttgtttttgtcagCATGTTTGTGACAGCGTTTAGAGCCCCCTGTTTGCACCATGCTCTCTCTCCGCACAGTCATTCAGTGAAAAACGTAGAAAGAACTTCATCTTTTCACGCAAGTTCCCTTTCTACAAGAACAAGGACGCCGACGAGCAAGACGGCAGCGACTCGGAACGTAAGTAGCCACAAACGCACGTGCACACTCACACGTAGGTACATAAAACAGCACACGCTCACACAAACGCATCCTCGGGGTGAAAGGTCTAGGTGTGTGTAGGTAGCTCCAGGAAGCCCATGCCCTCCTTCTTCTGCTGGCGTTTCTCCCCGCCCCACAAACAACCTtactatctctctctctccctctgtctctctgtctcccattctttcattctctctctttctccgcCCCCCTGATCGGATGTGTGGTGTAGGACATCTCTGGAATAGGGGAGGACGGGTACGGAGCAAAGACACTGAGTAAGTGTGTTAAGGAATGGACCCAATACCCCTCTCCCAACCTCACATGTAACATTTCAGTTCAGATTTGTTCTTTTCTGTTACGTCAACAACAGACCTGTCTGCATGTCAGAATACTAATGGATGTTGGTCTACGGGTCCTAATGTTTCAGGGATTCCTGCATTATCATCCTTAGGTTTATGTGGTAGCTAAAATGTTGCATGAACTTAACACGTGTGAGAATAGTTTGTCAAATGTTGTTCGTTTAGTTTGTATGTCGAGACTGTTGTGCTGTTTTCTGATGTTTAGTCTTGCAtagctggaaaaaaaagtttattctggctaaaatgtattaaatgtaaatggaaccgttttgttttgtttttatgtcttGTTTAGGGGTGGGTTTGTCAAAAAAAAGCcacaataaaagtataaaaatactgattatCTCACAGACatgattcaaaacaaatcaGAATATACAGTTCTGCTTATAGATATCTAGGCTACTTTCTAGTCcttttgtctttgtcttttaTGATGTCTCTGCAGTGCTGTGCCAAATGTTGTCTTGTGTTTTTGACGGTGTTTTATGTTCACATCAGGAGCATTTAGCCAAAACAGTTATTAAAATATGGTTTTAAGGGAATGAGGGAATCCACATCAGTCAAACAGAATATTTAGCATTATTCTCAATAAATTAATATGTATTTGTGCCAACTGCATATAATCCGTAGAGAGGGGAAGAGAAAGTTGTTCATAGAAAACAAAGCTTATGTATAAGTAAATATAGCTTGATCAGAACAGAGGATATTTCTTTTGGGTTGAACGTATTCAACTCTCTTTCTCAGTTCTGGGTCCCTAATTTAATCTCCTGtgtctaattttatttcatgcttGAAACTCAAGTCTAATTTTGTCCAATACAACCAACTTAGACTGTCAAAGTTTATAGCGAGCCCCTGATAATGATCTTCCGCACTCTTAAAAACTAGAAGGTACAGTACTGTTGTAAGAAAGTTACTGAGTAACATGATGACTTTAGGTCAGGTTGTTGGAGATATAGTACTGTAGTCCAGCTCCAAAACATTAGCTGTCAGGTTTTGTAGTCATCTTGAGAGTGGCAGGTTTCCAGACCAAGTGTGTATTCAGAGCTGTCTGGATGAGCTTGTCACTTTGGACAGATTAGGTTTTGCCATATAATTGTCATATTGCATGATGCTCTTCTAGACAGCCATAGAGTGCCGTCGTCAACCTAATGAAATATGACTTGTTTGTTTCCCCTTGGCCGGTAAACAGGATTTGtggcttttatttaatttatttcggAAATGGACTCACTTAATAATGCGCTGATGAAAAATGATATGTGCTGTCAGCAAGAATCTTTTCcagtttgtttaattttaggAAGATATCAGTTTTAGCCATAGCAATTTTAAGTTTAAACATTTCAGTTACATTTCACCAAACATTTCATTAatatgaatttgtttttttgttttgtttttttgagaaagaaagaaattctttTATTCcacaatgatgcattaaattgatagtaatatgacagtaaatacatcatCAAAGAACGCTGGAGAAAAAATTTATCAgagtttccacaaatatattaagcagcaaaattgttttcaatattgataataataagaaattttctTGCGCACCAAAtcttcatattagaatgatctgaaggatcatgtgacaccaaaaactggagtaatggatAGTAATggagtaaattcagctttgccatcacaggaataaattaaatgtttaaatatattaaaatagaaaacagttataatcatattttaccatatttaaatatttttacactgtttttttttttgtattttgatcaaataaatgcagccttggtgagcctaAGAgacatatttcaatatttttcttaAGTCACCATGTCTTTCATCTGATGTTAGTACAagcataattattattaagtcCACCTTTTGCAACATGGAAGTAAACTACTTTCTGTGAATGTACGAGAGTTTAGATTTATTAGCCACTGTAAATGTGCAGTAAATGCTAAAACTATTTATGTGACAAATCAGTGTGTTTATAATTacaacaatacattaaaataatataataagaaaCACCAGTTTGCAACAACAAGCAGCATAGCGAGCTGTTTTGTCAGGCTAAAAAAATCTGGAAGTGGATCACACCGGAAGCCTTGCACAATCCAGTTACAAATGGCCACGCCCgctcttatgttaaaaataaggtgggtAGCTGGTTCATATTAGGGTCAGATGGCAAAGGTCACTGTCCAGTCTTACAATATGATGTATGATCTGTCTCCACCAAAAGCTCCAGGCATTGATCAAACCCACGTAAACTTGTTTAAAATCCTCAGAGATGCTGTCCTCTTAACTTGACTGCTGTTTAATTCACAGAATCCCTCCTTTCCTGCAGAATTCAAAAGAATATACAACTCAAGTTCTGTTCAAAGTGAGCTGTCTTGTTGCTTACTACCTACGTAGGTAGCTCCCTTCTAACCATCATTAATGATTTTGATTACTCTACAAAACCAACCATGTGAGACTCAACAAGTATTTTCATTTGAGtttgttgctagcatgttgctaagctaacaataGAGTTCCACTCAAATAAGCATAAAAAACTcaaatattagataaaataattgttctatttagtttattaattatacatttttattaatacttttaagtgttgaataaaatgtaaatttatagtCAACACTTTCTCACCTCATTCACTATCTTGGATCTGTAATATCAAGTTTTGCCTTTAAAATTTGGTCAAACGAGAAATCTTAAAAGGCAGCAAAATGAAGTTGCCTACCGTTTTGAACAGCCTTTATGTTGTGAGTCTGCATCTGATGCTTTAAAATTCTGCCTCTGTAGGCAGCTCATTAGGTTGTTGAACAGCTTTTAGAGTGTCCATTGTGTTTGTAAGGCTTTATAGGGACATAATCCATTCTGTTTATGGCAATAGCTACACCAATAGAGGCCATCTAGCTTTTCCATAGCATCTAAATTGTTCTGGGTAAGAGTAGAGCACTACACAGAAGCTAATTCATGCGTGATTCATTCTGTATAGTTTAATGTTACCACTTCCAATGAGAGAAATTAAGCTCTGGCTCAGAATAACACTCGATCCTATCTGGGTTTGAATCGATGGATAATAACCATATTGTGTTCCTGCGGCAGCTTGCTTCTGTTCGTCCCTGGGCTAAAAATAAACTACTCTGGCTCTCCAAGTCCCTGTGTGCGCAGACCACATCAGAACTAGCGTCACTTTGGACCTGCGTTCCCATAATTGgacttatatattaaattagtaTTGTCACTGTCTGaaacttcagtcttatctgtgATTAAATTGCTTTTCTGTTGTCCATCATGGTCCCAAAGCCTTTCTGCCGATCCCTTTAATCTCCCAAATGAGTGCTAACTCAATTTTGCcactatttttcatttttctctctttttttttttaatgcaaatgcCCTTGTCAACAAGTACATAATGACATTACATGCTCAGTAACTCATTTACGCATCCACTCGAGCTGCGCTCTGAGAGGCGAGACCTTGGTGAAGGGCACATCAAATGTGGCCGTCTCGATCCCCGGCATTCTACAGAAAGCAAGCTGAGTCCTATCACAACCGCCCACCCCACTGAGTATGTTTCTCTGTTCTGTTTCCAGGGAGTCAAGAGGAACTGATCCTCTCCTATGAGCCTGTCATCAGACAAGAGAGTAAGTGCTTCTCCACTGTCTCTCATGCTTGGACTGTATGAAGTTCATTAtaagtataaatatattatgttcAATTTGAGCCACAGATCATATTTTTTGCTTTCTGTATTATCTGTTTGAACAGTTAATTACGCCAGACCAGTTATAATCTTGGGGCCCATGAAGGACAGAATCAACGATGACCTCATCTCAGAGTTCCCGGACAAGTTTGGGTCATGTGTGCCACGTAAGTACCCTACAGAGATCTTGTGGTTCTTGCCCAGGTGGTTAGATTATCAGATAAACTAATCTCCCAGTGGATCTtccattaattattcatttttcatctTTAGAATGCATACATTAACCTTCAGTAGAGGCTGACTCAACCAGTGTCTCAAAAGAGCCCAAATGAGCAATAGCGTACTGTGTTATTCTCAATGGTGTCGTTATAAATTTCAGTTGGAGTGTTAGAAAAACCTCTGGCCAAGGTAGTTTGTAATTATATCCAGTAGTCTTGGGGGTTTTTAAGCCTTTGTGCTGATAGCGGTACTGGTGGGATTCATCAAAATGAGATGGTAAGGTAAGTAGCCTGACCAAAAGAGTCCGTAGTGTTCCCTACTTCCCCACAGTGCTCATAACTATTGCTGTGCAGTTCCTAAAACTCATTTCATTGTGCTGTGactatgaaatcatttacttcAAGGTCTGCTGATTAACAAACTTCAACTAGGTCACTTTATTGTGATGTCTTAGTGATGTTTTCAGAAGTTATAATTGGTCTAAGTAAATTGGTCTAGGTTACGAGCAAACCTTGAAAGTAACACTTCGTAACCCACACTTTGTAAGATTtcctttgttttaaaattttcctgagttttataatgtttttggaaaAGAGCTTTGTTGGCTTGTGCTATACATGTTAGCcaaaatattgataatattttGGAGGTCTTCTTCTCAGACCCAAAAGTGTACAAAGATCCCATATCATTCTCATAGTTTGCTGATGAGTGCTACAGAGCTCTTTCATGTTTTCCATCTTGAacactttatttattgtttgtttttaagtttttcacacttttatttaaccatttttgtttgttcataatttttaaaaaagcggCTAACAGTTCTGATCAAGAAGGTAAGTGAGATTATTAGTCTGCAGTGAGCAAGATACATGTAGAAAATATAATAGCATCAGTTCTTCCCTGTAGTATACAGTTCATCCAGTCAGTGGGATCTATGGGTATTTCCGCTTAACTCGCTGCTGCTGTTCTATCTCTTAGCAGGTCTCCCCAATAGCTAGAGatataattgtttattgtttattgccCTCTGCACAGCTTATGGCATTTCTCATGAATGTGTATGTAGATAATAAAGGTGATGTTTTCCCATTTCTTTGTGTTGTAGAACTGAGTACCCAAGTATTATAAAACTAAAGcctggatttttttaaaaccaaTCTCAGATACTACCAGACCAAAGCGGGATTATGAAGTGGATGGGAGAGATTATCACTTTGTGACCTCTCGAGAGCAGATGGAGAAAGACATCCAAGAGCACAAGTTCATCGAGGCTGGACAGTACAATGACAATCTGTACGGAACCAGTGTCCAGTCTGTCAAATATGTGGCTGAGAGGGTCAGTAGTTGCTATGGTTTTACAACCACAACATTGCCATGAAGTCTGCTTACTAATGTGGATTTTACAATTTGTGATGCCTAGCTAGTTTAGCATGTTCCAGATGTACAGTACTCATTAATACTTTGGTAAACAGTCAAACTTGATATGTTATGGGCCATTTACACAAGACTTGTCCTTGTTGAACTTCTTCTTTTTACTTGACATCTCACAGGCCAGCACTTGTCCTTGTGTCCTTGAATGTGTCCtttgtgaacggccccttactCAACTTTTCAGCTTCCCTTCATTTAGCAAGTCTTTATTGCTTTTCTAGGGTAAGCACTGCATACTTGACGTGTCTGGGAATGCCATAAAACGACTACAAGTAGCACAACTCTACCCCATTGCCATCTTTATAAAGCCTAGATCCATTGAGACCTTAATGTAAGTTTACCACACAGCTCTATGACGGTGtatttattcaataaataatacaaattccATTGCGCTCAGACTCAAGGGATTGATACATTTCTAAACCCTGTGCATTTCAGGGAGATGAATAAGAGGTTGACAGAAGAACAGGCCAAAAAGACATATGACCGTGCCATGAAACTGGAGCAGGAGTTTGGCGAGTACTTCACAGGTAACAGTAAAGTTCCTAATACATCGAGACGACCTGAGCAGTGTCTTCATGCTCAGAGGCTGTCCGATATCACCTTATTTGCATATTCTGATAGTCTGTTGCATATGCATTACCTCAGAGGCCAACCATTGCAGCTTGTTACATCCATCATATTTGACAAGCAGAGCCACAGAGCTGATGCTTTTTTTCCCTGAGTGAAACACATCAACTTTCTCTTGAAATATGCATTAGCCTGATCCTTGTGAGTGTATAGAGGAATATGAAAAAGAGCTCAGCGACATAATGATTAATTTGAGGACATTTTGAACCCGTGTGACTATGCTGTTGCTTTTTTATTCCATTGCTCTGTACCCGCAAGAAAAGAGATTTAAAAGAGAGTGTGTCACTTTACTAATAATTCTGTATACTCTAATACATGGACTATTTTTCTTAGTAGAAAaatctaatgttatttttaaatgaacagcTGCATAGTTCTCTCTGCTTTGTTAGAGACTCTGTTGCTGGGTAAAATGGCTATTCTTACCGTTTACGCTAGAAGAATTCATAAGCGATAAAGTGGCTAATGATCCATTAAGTTAAAAAGCGATCATTATGAAACTGTCATTGGGGTTTCTTACTTCTTGTGGCGCAAAATAATAAAGACGTTGCTCAATAAAGTGCATAAGAATGTATTAACGtcagctctttctctctctctctcagcgcTGGTTCAAGGGGACACACTAGAGGACATTTATAACCAGTGTAAGATGGTGATAGAGGAACAGTCTGGACCTTACATCTGGATTCCCTCAAaagaaaaactataaaaaaaatcaccttaCCCTGGTAGGGACCTTGgactgcaaaaaaacaaaacaaaacaaaaaaaaacataggaataatttgtaatataatataaattattattatggcAATGTTTATTGTTaactcttacagtgattttattttgtttgtttgtttgtttgtttattttacgttgcatttttttcactttcaatATGAATGTTCCTGAATGTACACCACAAAGTGTTAGAAGCATTTTTGGTCTCAACAAAAAAGTGGACTctttgtttgtatatttattggttagcattttaatttaaggAAAAATGGAAACAAAATTTAGCGCTGAGTATTCTTCTTCAAACAATCTTCAGTTGGGATTTCGAGCAGAAGGACAAAGAAGTAGGTCAGATCATCACGGATGATTTCCACGCACCATCACCACCTccaagaaggaaaaaaaatcaatgttgaTATCAGCTTTTGTCACCTTTCACCCAACCGGTTGGTTTCACACACCTCCCAGACTCATTTCACAAACTCAGCATCTATGCACTCCTGTGGctaacaacacacacattgattgtgttctctttttttttttttttgtatttgtattattttgttaattttattttgtacagaCATCCATTTTGTTTGAGAACATTACTTTGAAGATTTAGTTCAACTTGTACATTATTTCTAATGGATCCTTTCAGAAAAGGATTAAAAGATGCTTTAGTTAGTGTAAACGGCTGAGGGGATTCAACTAGCTGTAGGATATATGACACTATATTTTGCTATTTATATTGATAGAGGACACAACAGCacagaaaatatttataaagatgATATATAACTTTGTCTAAAGAATCATTTTGGAAAAGAGATTTTACTGGGACTGGTGTATCATCTTGTGTCATTGCTGTTGTGCTGGTGAGAATGAAAGGTAATGAGTGCATGTTTTCCCTGAACAAAACTCCCCTTATCCATCCAATTCCGGAATCCTCTAAATCTA
The DNA window shown above is from Ctenopharyngodon idella isolate HZGC_01 chromosome 10, HZGC01, whole genome shotgun sequence and carries:
- the dlg2 gene encoding disks large homolog 2 isoform X24, whose amino-acid sequence is MMNHSMSSGSGSLRTNQKRSLYVRALFDYERAKDSGLPSQGLSFRYGDILHVINASDDEWWQARRVTPEGDSEEMGVIPSKRRVERKERARLKTVKFNAKPGSLDSKGSFSEKRRKNFIFSRKFPFYKNKDADEQDGSDSERSQEELILSYEPVIRQEINYARPVIILGPMKDRINDDLISEFPDKFGSCVPHTTRPKRDYEVDGRDYHFVTSREQMEKDIQEHKFIEAGQYNDNLYGTSVQSVKYVAERGKHCILDVSGNAIKRLQVAQLYPIAIFIKPRSIETLMEMNKRLTEEQAKKTYDRAMKLEQEFGEYFTALVQGDTLEDIYNQCKMVIEEQSGPYIWIPSKEKL